A region from the Caldisericaceae bacterium genome encodes:
- a CDS encoding PstS family phosphate ABC transporter substrate-binding protein translates to MKKVAKKLVLVVTLFVLVVVAFTGCTTSTVKEKTNISINGSTTVFPIVQKAAEVYMDKHPNVNITVEGTGSGNGIAAIIDGICDIASSSREVKQSEFDNAKAKGITLNPIPIALDALSVVVHPSNPVNNLTKDQVADIFTGKITNWKDVGGKDAEIVVVSRDTSSGTYGSFMELALPHDAKITDKALYQSSNATVRSAVATNENAIGYIGLGYVDESVKALSYNGVAPNVENVRNKTYGLSRELFLVVNGEPTGEIKNFIDFVLSDEGQTIIEEVGFIRIK, encoded by the coding sequence ATGAAGAAGGTGGCTAAAAAGTTAGTATTAGTTGTAACACTTTTTGTATTAGTCGTTGTTGCATTTACAGGGTGTACTACATCAACGGTGAAGGAAAAAACAAACATTTCTATCAATGGTTCAACAACTGTTTTTCCTATTGTTCAGAAAGCCGCAGAAGTTTACATGGACAAACACCCTAATGTAAACATTACTGTTGAAGGAACTGGTTCTGGTAATGGTATCGCTGCAATAATAGATGGTATCTGCGACATTGCAAGCTCTTCAAGAGAAGTAAAACAGAGTGAATTTGACAATGCCAAGGCAAAAGGCATAACGCTTAACCCAATCCCAATTGCTTTAGATGCACTTTCTGTTGTTGTTCACCCATCCAACCCAGTAAATAACCTTACAAAAGATCAAGTAGCAGATATCTTCACAGGCAAAATTACCAATTGGAAAGATGTTGGTGGAAAGGATGCGGAAATCGTTGTTGTATCAAGGGATACCTCATCTGGCACATACGGATCATTTATGGAACTTGCTCTTCCACATGATGCAAAAATAACAGATAAAGCGCTTTACCAATCTTCAAATGCAACCGTAAGGAGTGCAGTTGCTACAAATGAAAATGCCATAGGTTATATTGGCTTAGGCTATGTTGACGAATCAGTTAAAGCACTTTCTTACAACGGAGTAGCTCCAAATGTAGAAAATGTAAGAAATAAAACTTATGGGCTTTCAAGAGAACTCTTTTTAGTGGTAAACGGTGAACCAACAGGAGAGATTAAGAATTTCATTGATTTTGTCCTTTCCGACGAAGGACAAACAATTATTGAAGAAGTAGGCTTTATTAGAATTAAGTAA
- a CDS encoding HAMP domain-containing histidine kinase — MTVFLFSLAVLLLLSFFFLQNNALTELEDFVKSMPKEENKDINNATILSYELTENLKTLQKEYADLTKDCNDKIHLYSLILNSIEEPILVIRKNGEISYKNKKALEILKIKEKGLFYEAIRNTDLLNIISEALQSWATKTNTIEINNSTYYVKSYHIDFENNNSVIFILRKETTLEKDALVKTEFLEAVSHEMKTPLSSIIATLEIIENESFIKKGGEKFLKILKDNTLRLSNLIERILKLSEIDSFGGSFNEIVDLKKIAESIKSRFELICKKRGLSLLVKADSIHLKGNSYFIEDILNNLVENAIKYTEVGRIEIEIKKEDDVAIVEVKDTGRGIKEGNLNKVFEPFYREDKSRNEALKGTGLGLTITKKLVTQMNGEIEVESKVGIGTTFRVKFHLSN, encoded by the coding sequence TACTCTTATCGTTTTTCTTTTTACAAAACAACGCACTTACAGAACTTGAAGATTTTGTTAAAAGTATGCCAAAAGAAGAAAACAAAGATATTAATAATGCAACTATCCTATCTTATGAGCTTACAGAAAACCTAAAAACACTTCAAAAAGAATACGCAGACCTTACAAAAGACTGTAATGACAAGATTCATCTCTACTCTTTAATTTTAAATAGTATTGAAGAGCCAATTCTTGTAATAAGAAAAAATGGCGAAATCTCTTACAAAAATAAAAAAGCATTAGAAATTCTTAAAATTAAAGAAAAAGGTTTATTCTATGAAGCAATAAGAAATACAGATCTGCTAAATATTATTTCTGAAGCATTGCAATCATGGGCAACAAAAACAAATACTATTGAGATAAATAACTCTACTTATTACGTAAAAAGTTACCATATTGACTTTGAAAACAACAACTCAGTTATCTTTATTCTCAGGAAAGAAACAACTCTTGAAAAAGATGCACTTGTTAAAACAGAATTTCTTGAGGCTGTCTCTCACGAAATGAAAACTCCACTATCATCAATTATTGCAACGCTTGAAATTATTGAAAATGAATCATTTATCAAGAAAGGTGGAGAGAAATTCCTTAAGATACTAAAAGATAACACGCTGAGGTTATCAAATCTCATTGAACGTATCTTAAAACTAAGCGAAATTGATTCATTTGGAGGAAGTTTTAACGAAATTGTAGACTTAAAAAAGATTGCAGAGTCAATTAAAAGCAGATTTGAGCTGATCTGTAAGAAAAGGGGGTTATCTTTGTTAGTTAAGGCAGATAGCATTCATTTAAAGGGGAATTCATACTTTATAGAAGATATTTTAAATAATCTTGTTGAAAATGCTATTAAATATACAGAAGTTGGAAGAATTGAGATTGAAATCAAAAAAGAAGATGATGTAGCTATCGTTGAGGTAAAAGACACTGGGAGAGGCATTAAAGAAGGGAATCTTAACAAAGTATTTGAACCATTTTATAGGGAAGATAAATCAAGAAATGAAGCATTAAAAGGCACAGGATTGGGACTTACAATAACCAAAAAGCTCGTTACCCAAATGAACGGAGAGATTGAAGTAGAAAGTAAAGTTGGTATTGGCACAACTTTTAGAGTAAAATTCCATTTATCAAATTGA